The following proteins come from a genomic window of Helicobacter sp. MIT 99-5507:
- a CDS encoding methyltransferase domain-containing protein, whose amino-acid sequence MQKNKHHIKGIVCEIAESTYTKQFGSNVVKSEILHYTNDNPAATIIGDLTKYENLPKDYLDCFICTVTLNFIHDYKKAIQGIHSMLKQGGVALVSVCGLIQISRYNYERWGDYYRFSDMGIKKDFEEIFGDEIEVSTYGNVLAAVAELHGIASEELSKDEIFYKDPDYQILITIVAKKSDKNLNKEKL is encoded by the coding sequence TTGCAAAAAAATAAACATCACATCAAAGGCATTGTATGCGAAATAGCAGAATCTACATATACAAAACAATTTGGTAGCAATGTAGTAAAAAGTGAAATTTTGCATTATACAAATGATAATCCAGCTGCGACAATCATTGGTGATTTGACAAAATACGAGAATCTTCCAAAAGATTATTTAGATTGTTTTATTTGCACTGTTACATTAAACTTCATACATGATTATAAAAAAGCAATACAAGGGATTCACTCCATGCTAAAACAAGGTGGAGTAGCTTTGGTAAGTGTTTGTGGTCTCATCCAGATATCAAGATATAATTATGAGAGATGGGGAGATTATTATAGATTTAGTGATATGGGAATAAAAAAAGATTTTGAAGAAATATTTGGAGATGAAATAGAAGTTAGCACTTATGGCAATGTATTGGCTGCTGTAGCAGAATTGCATGGAATTGCAAGCGAAGAATTAAGCAAAGATGAAATTTTTTATAAAGACCCAGATTATCAAATATTAATTACTATTGTTGCAAAAAAGTCAGATAAAAACTTAAACAAGGAAAAACTATGA
- a CDS encoding polysaccharide deacetylase family protein: MKQKIKAVLNSRGGVIGNLRRKIFEGKGVIFMLHQIAPINPNKLPANENMKISPDFLESFIINLKNDGYSFISIDELINHLNNNTLQKKNICITIDDGYKDNLTYGFDIFKKHKIPFCIYTCASFLEKKANMWWFGLEDYLLQHSSIIFNDEKIKLDTIEEKNITFLKIRDYLISKINDYEHAKNTMQEIGINYDMDKYNDLALNYDDINFMLNDKDNLMTLGHHTYSHPIFNNINDEEIKQDILKANNVFNNHFGFIPKHFAYPFGGRIEVSKKHFELIKNIGFKSATTTRHGSIFDEHKTHLYSLPRIFLKDILI, from the coding sequence ATGAAACAAAAAATAAAAGCTGTTTTGAATAGTAGGGGGGGGGTAATAGGTAATTTAAGAAGAAAAATTTTTGAAGGCAAAGGTGTAATATTTATGCTACATCAAATAGCTCCAATAAATCCAAATAAACTTCCTGCAAATGAAAATATGAAAATTAGCCCAGATTTCTTAGAATCCTTTATCATAAATTTAAAAAATGATGGCTATAGCTTTATATCTATTGATGAATTGATAAATCATCTAAACAACAACACCTTACAAAAGAAAAATATTTGTATCACAATTGATGATGGATATAAAGACAATCTTACATATGGATTTGATATTTTTAAAAAACATAAGATTCCATTTTGTATTTATACTTGTGCTTCATTTTTAGAGAAAAAAGCAAATATGTGGTGGTTTGGGCTTGAAGATTATCTATTGCAACATTCAAGTATAATATTTAATGATGAAAAAATAAAGCTAGATACAATAGAAGAGAAAAATATAACTTTTTTAAAAATTAGAGATTATCTTATATCAAAAATCAATGATTATGAACATGCAAAAAACACAATGCAAGAAATAGGCATAAACTATGATATGGATAAATATAATGATTTAGCACTAAATTATGATGATATAAATTTTATGTTAAATGACAAAGACAATCTAATGACACTTGGACATCACACATATTCTCACCCAATCTTTAATAATATAAATGATGAAGAAATAAAACAAGATATATTAAAAGCAAATAATGTTTTTAATAATCATTTTGGATTTATTCCAAAACATTTTGCATATCCATTTGGAGGCAGGATAGAAGTATCAAAGAAACATTTTGAATTAATAAAAAATATAGGTTTTAAAAGTGCTACTACAACAAGGCATGGAAGTATATTTGATGAACATAAAACACATCTTTATTCCCTTCCTAGAATCTTTTTAAAAGACATTTTGATATGA
- a CDS encoding FkbM family methyltransferase — translation MISWGGAARYKEKKNIKFRDLIFDIPDSLSFIYQIKEIFGDEIYKFKSKNKEPLIIDCGANVGVSVLYFKKLYENCKIYAFEADKKIFQYLEQNIKNNNANNIELHNKAIWIDDNGIYFASDGADGGHIELDSKNTQKIDSVALKNILLKHSYIDFLKIDIEGAENEVLLDCKDSLNNIQNIFIEYHQRHDKPQNLGEIINILDKANFRIYLENITKYKSPFLIESKTCEFELQINIFGRKIPK, via the coding sequence TTGATAAGTTGGGGGGGGGCAGCAAGGTATAAAGAGAAGAAAAATATTAAATTTAGAGATTTGATATTTGATATTCCTGATAGTTTAAGCTTCATCTATCAAATAAAAGAAATTTTTGGAGATGAGATATATAAATTTAAATCCAAAAATAAAGAGCCACTCATTATTGATTGTGGTGCAAATGTAGGTGTTAGCGTGCTTTATTTTAAAAAGCTATATGAAAATTGTAAAATTTATGCATTTGAAGCAGATAAAAAAATATTTCAATATTTAGAACAAAATATAAAAAATAATAATGCAAATAATATAGAACTGCACAATAAAGCAATATGGATTGATGATAATGGAATCTACTTTGCTAGCGATGGTGCTGATGGTGGTCATATAGAGCTAGATTCTAAAAATACACAAAAAATAGATTCTGTTGCTTTAAAAAATATCCTCTTAAAACATAGCTATATTGATTTTTTAAAGATTGATATTGAAGGTGCTGAAAATGAAGTCCTGCTAGATTGTAAAGATTCCCTAAATAATATCCAAAATATATTTATTGAATATCATCAAAGACATGATAAACCACAGAATCTAGGAGAAATAATCAATATCTTAGATAAAGCAAACTTTAGAATCTATTTAGAAAATATCACAAAATATAAATCACCATTCTTGATAGAATCTAAAACTTGTGAATTTGAATTGCAAATAAATATCTTTGGTAGAAAAATACCAAAATAA
- a CDS encoding 5-methylcytosine restriction system specificity protein McrC, with product MVIYRKDQDKEPPLAILDTKWKIIDSINAISQSDLYQLFAYLEKYKCKNGYIIYPKIGDIKRNKFIYKAESSTNLHIRFFDIYKSS from the coding sequence ATAGTAATTTACAGAAAAGATCAAGATAAAGAACCGCCACTTGCCATACTTGATACAAAATGGAAAATCATAGATTCTATTAATGCAATCTCACAAAGCGATTTATATCAGCTTTTTGCTTATCTTGAGAAATATAAGTGCAAAAATGGATATATAATTTATCCAAAAATTGGTGATATAAAAAGAAATAAATTTATATACAAAGCAGAATCTAGCACAAATTTGCATATTAGATTTTTTGATATATACAAAAGCTCCTAG
- a CDS encoding tetratricopeptide repeat protein, producing the protein MYARFDAQFKEINEKNIYLYVFFVVAWGKIPAEQLQQECNDGDVEACFSLGLIYNDGIGVKQDYKKAIELYTKSCDGGDSVGCYHVGYIYAKGQGVEQDLKQAKEFIGKACDLGNQESCEVYRELNEAEN; encoded by the coding sequence ATTTACGCTAGATTCGATGCGCAATTTAAGGAAATAAATGAAAAAAATATATATTTATATGTATTTTTTGTAGTAGCATGGGGAAAAATACCAGCTGAGCAATTACAACAAGAATGCAATGATGGCGATGTAGAAGCATGTTTTAGTCTTGGCTTAATATACAACGATGGAATAGGTGTTAAACAAGATTACAAAAAAGCAATAGAGTTATATACAAAATCTTGTGATGGTGGAGATTCTGTAGGTTGTTATCATGTTGGTTATATATATGCTAAAGGACAAGGTGTTGAGCAAGATTTAAAACAGGCAAAAGAATTTATTGGCAAGGCTTGCGATTTGGGAAATCAAGAATCTTGTGAGGTATATAGAGAATTAAATGAAGCAGAGAATTAA
- a CDS encoding cytochrome P460 family protein, translating to MQAQDSTLDSASTMEHLSFPHDYKNGVMYASIKRGNVIEDICAQKADIKALQTDGKLPELTTITMEEYANNGGVRGQLNRYIIMQKRDKKWRFEAFNADKRLNTAENTNRCLSCHTSSLSGEDIVFTLDSMRNLRK from the coding sequence TTGCAAGCACAAGATTCCACACTAGATTCAGCTTCCACAATGGAGCATTTGAGTTTCCCGCATGATTACAAAAACGGCGTGATGTATGCAAGTATCAAGCGGGGCAATGTTATCGAGGATATTTGCGCCCAAAAGGCTGACATAAAGGCGCTTCAAACAGATGGCAAGCTGCCCGAATTAACGACTATCACGATGGAAGAATATGCTAACAATGGCGGAGTGCGCGGGCAGCTTAATCGCTATATTATTATGCAAAAGCGCGACAAAAAATGGCGTTTTGAGGCTTTCAATGCGGATAAGAGACTTAATACCGCTGAAAACACCAACCGCTGCTTAAGCTGCCATACAAGCTCGCTTAGCGGTGAAGATATTGTATTTACGCTAGATTCGATGCGCAATTTAAGGAAATAA